One Betaproteobacteria bacterium DNA window includes the following coding sequences:
- a CDS encoding tripartite tricarboxylate transporter substrate binding protein: MNGGGVMRMAVRKVITLAYAALALGGPAFAQGFPTKPIRLVVPLAPGGGGDLVSRMIAQKISEPLGQPVVVDNRPGGSTIIGTELVARSAPDGYTLVMATSSHGINPSLYKLPFDPVKDFSGIAFIATSPMMLTVHPSVPVKTVKELVAFAKRNPGKLNYGSSGIASIVHLAAELLSVTAGINMVHIPYKGTGPALNDLIAGQIDLMFASPIPTIPHVKSGRLRAVAMASQQRLPAMPDLPTVAESGFPGFQAASYYIVLGPANIPAGVVNRLSAHIIKATQAPDIRNRLITEGGEVVGGGPAQAMAHIESEIARWKKVVDAAHIKAE; this comes from the coding sequence ATGAACGGAGGAGGAGTCATGAGGATGGCTGTTCGTAAAGTAATAACGCTGGCTTACGCCGCGTTGGCGCTCGGCGGTCCAGCGTTCGCGCAGGGGTTTCCGACAAAGCCGATCCGGCTGGTCGTGCCGCTTGCTCCCGGTGGAGGCGGCGATCTCGTCTCGCGCATGATCGCGCAGAAGATTTCGGAGCCCTTGGGCCAGCCGGTCGTGGTCGACAATCGGCCGGGAGGTTCGACCATCATCGGTACGGAGCTTGTCGCGCGCTCCGCACCCGACGGCTATACGCTGGTCATGGCTACGAGCAGCCATGGCATCAATCCGAGCCTGTACAAGTTGCCGTTCGATCCGGTGAAGGATTTCAGCGGCATCGCATTCATCGCGACTTCCCCAATGATGCTCACGGTCCATCCGAGCGTGCCGGTGAAGACGGTCAAGGAACTCGTTGCATTCGCAAAACGTAACCCGGGCAAGCTCAATTACGGCTCGAGCGGCATTGCCAGCATCGTCCATCTCGCCGCCGAGCTCCTCAGCGTAACCGCCGGCATCAATATGGTGCACATTCCATACAAGGGTACCGGACCGGCGCTGAACGATCTCATCGCCGGCCAGATCGACCTGATGTTCGCGAGCCCTATACCGACCATTCCGCACGTGAAGAGCGGAAGACTGCGCGCCGTCGCGATGGCGAGCCAGCAGCGGCTTCCCGCCATGCCCGATCTCCCCACGGTTGCCGAGTCGGGTTTTCCCGGCTTCCAGGCCGCGAGCTACTACATCGTCCTCGGACCGGCGAACATCCCGGCGGGTGTGGTCAATCGCTTGAGCGCCCACATCATAAAGGCGACCCAGGCTCCCGACATCCGCAACCGCTTGATCACCGAAGGCGGAGAGGTCGTGGGCGGCGGCCCGGCGCAGGCGATGGCGCACATCGAAAGCGAGATCGCCCGTTGGAAGAAAGTGGTCGATGCTGCGCACATCAAGGCCGAATGA